Proteins encoded in a region of the Clostridium butyricum genome:
- a CDS encoding ABC transporter ATP-binding protein: MLELKNITKKFNDKTVLDNISLNIENGEIVSLLGQSGSGKTTLLNIILGLTNMDEGNLIFNGDDITNVHMKKRGFNIVFQDYALFPNLSAYENIIYGLKNNKGISTKKEVDEIISILGLQQHLEKNISQLSGGQKQRVALARTLVTKPKVLLLDEPLSALDGVIKESIKDKIKSIVKQFKLTTIVVTHDPEEALTLSDKVLIINDGKIAQFGTPNEVISSPSCEFVEEFILKQLHIKKNNIYNLFGECLA; encoded by the coding sequence GTGCTAGAATTAAAAAATATAACCAAAAAATTTAATGACAAGACAGTTTTAGATAACATCAGTCTTAATATTGAAAATGGAGAAATAGTTTCATTATTAGGTCAAAGTGGAAGTGGAAAAACAACATTATTAAATATAATCTTAGGTCTTACGAATATGGATGAAGGAAACTTAATTTTTAACGGTGATGATATCACTAATGTACATATGAAAAAACGTGGATTTAATATAGTATTTCAGGATTATGCATTATTTCCTAATTTAAGTGCTTATGAAAATATAATTTACGGATTAAAGAATAATAAGGGAATATCAACAAAGAAAGAAGTTGATGAAATAATTTCTATTTTAGGATTACAGCAGCATTTAGAAAAAAATATAAGCCAATTATCAGGAGGACAAAAACAGAGAGTTGCTCTTGCAAGAACTCTTGTGACTAAACCAAAGGTATTGCTTTTAGATGAACCTTTAAGTGCTTTAGATGGGGTTATAAAAGAATCAATAAAAGATAAAATTAAATCCATAGTAAAGCAGTTTAAACTTACAACTATAGTTGTTACACATGATCCAGAAGAAGCATTAACTTTGTCTGACAAGGTATTAATAATAAATGATGGTAAGATAGCTCAATTTGGGACACCTAATGAGGTTATAAGTAGTCCAAGCTGTGAATTTGTAGAAGAGTTTATATTAAAGCAGCTACATATAAAAAAGAACAATATATATAATTTGTTTGGAGAGTGCTTAGCATGA
- a CDS encoding DeoR/GlpR family DNA-binding transcription regulator: MYPIERQLEIFELAKVNDVLKLKDLTDKFNISIETLRRDLSVLEKQGKIQKIYGGIKLAETYSGEPLMQNRMENKLEIKEIIGKKCSEFVIEGDCIFLDSGSTTYHIAKNIKNIKNLIVITNSIPIVNELINSDVEVIIIGGKLRHNESSIVAYDYLFNFKTLNISKSFICAGGITLDKGISDYNMDEAITRKKILEISNEVFVAADSSKLGRDVPINICGIDKVNYVITDSSLDSSTESSFKNSPCELIIAYKK; the protein is encoded by the coding sequence ATGTATCCTATAGAACGTCAGCTTGAAATCTTTGAATTAGCAAAAGTTAATGATGTTTTAAAATTAAAAGATCTTACAGATAAATTCAATATTTCCATTGAAACATTAAGACGTGATTTATCTGTATTAGAAAAGCAAGGGAAAATCCAAAAAATTTATGGTGGAATAAAATTAGCTGAAACTTATTCTGGTGAGCCACTTATGCAAAACAGAATGGAAAATAAGCTTGAAATAAAAGAAATTATCGGAAAGAAATGCAGCGAATTTGTAATTGAAGGTGACTGTATATTTTTAGACAGCGGCTCAACTACATATCATATTGCAAAAAATATAAAAAACATAAAAAATCTTATAGTTATAACAAATTCAATTCCTATTGTAAATGAACTTATAAATAGTGACGTAGAAGTTATAATTATAGGAGGAAAACTTAGACATAATGAAAGTTCAATTGTAGCTTATGATTACCTATTTAACTTTAAAACTTTAAATATTTCAAAAAGCTTCATATGTGCAGGAGGTATTACTTTAGATAAAGGTATTTCTGACTACAATATGGATGAAGCAATTACACGAAAAAAAATTCTTGAAATATCAAATGAGGTTTTTGTAGCCGCTGATAGCTCAAAGTTAGGAAGAGATGTACCTATTAATATATGTGGAATTGATAAAGTTAACTATGTAATTACAGATTCATCTTTAGATTCTTCTACGGAATCATCATTTAAAAACTCCCCTTGTGAACTTATTATTGCATATAAAAAATAA
- a CDS encoding SPOR domain-containing protein, producing MTNRNKYEDISIPENISEIINKAEKRGKRYKRFQTAKKCSAIVFVCLAFTITVNVPAVSAALKDMPVIGKLVDVFQINKGGSITDGVLISTESKEDIIKINFNLSENQLTTAPSYTVNKKVGPNRIVFDFSGVRNFDYNKLQEDILSSSYIKDVYRNIVLDDSAISFVVELKENVDYSISEYKEPGYMELKLFNKNKEEPKNVYFIRSKPMENGEPLAMIAEMYFDEDATVVKTKNGLYSVSIGEYSSKEEADKALETLKNREDYNEELYVDSCMSNENPN from the coding sequence ATGACTAATAGAAATAAATATGAAGACATCAGTATACCAGAAAATATTTCGGAAATTATTAATAAGGCTGAAAAAAGAGGAAAAAGATATAAGCGATTTCAAACAGCTAAGAAATGTTCAGCAATTGTATTTGTATGTCTAGCGTTTACAATTACAGTTAATGTTCCAGCTGTTTCAGCAGCATTAAAGGATATGCCGGTAATAGGAAAACTTGTAGACGTATTTCAAATTAATAAAGGCGGAAGCATAACTGATGGAGTATTAATTTCAACAGAGAGTAAGGAAGATATTATTAAGATTAACTTTAATTTATCAGAAAATCAATTAACAACTGCTCCTAGTTATACAGTTAATAAAAAGGTTGGACCTAATAGAATTGTTTTTGATTTCTCAGGTGTTAGAAATTTTGATTATAATAAACTACAAGAAGATATTCTTAGTAGCTCTTATATAAAAGATGTATATAGAAATATTGTATTAGATGATTCAGCTATTTCATTTGTAGTAGAGCTTAAAGAAAATGTAGACTATTCTATATCAGAATATAAGGAACCAGGATATATGGAACTTAAGTTATTTAATAAGAATAAAGAAGAACCTAAAAATGTTTATTTTATACGATCAAAACCAATGGAAAATGGAGAACCTTTAGCTATGATAGCAGAGATGTATTTTGATGAAGATGCTACTGTTGTAAAGACTAAAAATGGACTTTATTCAGTTAGCATTGGAGAGTATTCTTCAAAAGAGGAAGCTGATAAGGCTCTAGAAACATTAAAAAATAGAGAAGACTATAATGAAGAATTATATGTAGATAGTTGTATGAGTAATGAAAATCCTAATTAA
- a CDS encoding sigma-70 family RNA polymerase sigma factor, with translation MFNYSEEGDVLKFLSKINSQKRFSEILEKSRDKLYRFAYCYVKNEDDALDILSEAVYKGYISFHKLRDEKYFETWMIRIIINCANDFFKKTNKYVYLDEHNIENIKDINTSLSMEDRMDLYDLMDRLPDDEKTIIILKYFQELNFREISEVLSIPENTIKSKLYRTIKKLNKYLKEDEVKFND, from the coding sequence ATATTTAATTATAGTGAAGAAGGTGATGTTCTGAAATTTTTAAGTAAAATAAATTCACAAAAAAGATTTAGTGAGATTTTAGAAAAGAGTAGAGATAAATTATATAGATTTGCATATTGTTATGTAAAAAACGAAGATGATGCCTTGGACATTCTATCAGAAGCAGTTTATAAAGGATACATATCTTTTCACAAATTAAGGGATGAAAAATATTTTGAAACATGGATGATAAGAATAATAATTAATTGTGCAAATGATTTTTTTAAGAAAACAAATAAATATGTCTATTTAGATGAACACAATATAGAAAATATTAAAGATATAAATACATCATTATCAATGGAAGATAGAATGGATTTATACGACCTTATGGATAGATTACCTGATGATGAAAAGACAATTATAATATTGAAATATTTTCAAGAACTTAATTTTAGAGAAATATCAGAAGTATTGTCTATACCTGAAAATACTATAAAAAGTAAGTTATATAGGACAATAAAAAAGCTAAATAAATATTTGAAAGAAGATGAGGTGAAGTTTAATGACTAA
- a CDS encoding carbohydrate ABC transporter permease, translating to MNIDINNNIEELNISELLDTDKKIYIPKKTLKERIGTFSRHILLIFISIATFFPFIWMVTSALKSRQEIFTFPPNIIPANPNWHIFSDVFKEAPFGTYMFNSLSVATIEVIFQIISAAMIAYALTQFKFAGRKVLFGIVMCTYMLPSAVTYVPCYIILGKLNLLDTLTGLTISNLVNVLGIFLIRQAFIQVDKSFIEAARVDGASHIKILWKIMFPLTKPTFITFGLISFVTYYNEYMYPSLITKSPEKFLISAGIRQFFIQDGAYGTKWPEIMAASTITVLPLLILFLIAQKWFMDGVGGVTVDK from the coding sequence ATGAACATAGATATTAACAATAATATTGAGGAATTGAATATATCAGAATTATTAGATACAGATAAAAAAATTTATATTCCTAAAAAGACATTAAAAGAAAGAATTGGCACATTTTCAAGACATATATTATTAATATTTATAAGCATAGCTACATTCTTTCCTTTTATATGGATGGTTACAAGCGCATTGAAATCAAGACAGGAAATATTTACATTTCCTCCTAATATAATCCCAGCAAATCCAAACTGGCATATATTTAGTGATGTTTTTAAAGAAGCTCCATTTGGAACTTATATGTTTAACAGTCTTTCCGTTGCAACAATTGAAGTAATATTTCAAATAATAAGTGCAGCAATGATTGCTTATGCTTTAACACAGTTTAAATTTGCAGGAAGAAAAGTATTATTTGGAATAGTAATGTGTACATATATGCTTCCATCAGCAGTAACTTATGTGCCATGTTACATTATTCTTGGAAAACTTAATTTACTAGATACTCTTACAGGACTTACAATAAGTAATCTTGTAAATGTACTTGGAATATTTCTTATTAGACAGGCATTTATACAGGTGGATAAAAGTTTTATAGAAGCTGCAAGAGTTGATGGTGCATCTCACATAAAAATTTTGTGGAAGATAATGTTTCCGTTAACTAAGCCAACCTTTATAACTTTTGGTTTAATAAGCTTTGTTACTTATTATAATGAATATATGTATCCATCATTGATAACAAAAAGTCCAGAGAAATTTTTGATTTCAGCTGGAATAAGACAGTTTTTTATTCAAGATGGTGCATATGGAACAAAGTGGCCAGAAATAATGGCTGCAAGTACAATAACAGTATTACCACTACTTATATTATTCTTGATTGCTCAGAAATGGTTTATGGATGGTGTGGGGGGAGTCACCGTAGATAAATAG
- a CDS encoding carbohydrate ABC transporter permease, producing MIIDRRKTINKRKIKNLMRVLMFILPALIPLGVFWLFPMGEAIFMSFTDWDYMSSAYNIVGFENYRNIFSDSMFYDALKNTLIFTLGTLVPTIALGLLAAVILRKKITGSAIYKAIIFSPWVTPTVVISIVWSWIFEPQYGLANYILQLLNMPKSQWLQSSDTAMTAVILVTVWKGFGWAMIFYLTALERVPKELYEAAAVDGAGSWQKFKKITLPLISPTTFFLTIITTINSIQAYDQIQVLTQGGPSGSTRTILYLYYQTAFENFNIGEATAIAVIILLIIGCLAGIQFIASKKWVHY from the coding sequence GTGATTATAGATAGAAGAAAAACAATTAATAAAAGAAAAATTAAAAATTTAATGAGAGTTTTAATGTTTATATTACCAGCACTAATTCCACTTGGAGTATTCTGGCTGTTTCCAATGGGTGAAGCAATATTTATGAGCTTTACAGACTGGGATTACATGAGTTCTGCATATAACATTGTAGGTTTTGAAAATTATAGAAATATATTTTCAGATAGTATGTTTTATGATGCACTTAAAAATACTTTAATATTTACATTGGGAACCCTAGTACCTACTATAGCATTGGGGCTTTTAGCAGCAGTTATACTAAGAAAGAAAATAACTGGATCAGCAATATACAAAGCTATAATTTTTTCTCCATGGGTTACTCCTACAGTTGTCATTTCAATAGTATGGAGCTGGATATTTGAGCCACAATATGGACTTGCAAATTATATTTTACAATTGCTTAATATGCCTAAAAGTCAATGGCTTCAAAGTTCAGATACAGCAATGACAGCCGTAATTTTAGTGACTGTGTGGAAGGGTTTTGGATGGGCAATGATATTTTATCTTACTGCATTAGAGAGGGTTCCAAAGGAATTATATGAAGCAGCAGCAGTTGATGGAGCAGGTTCATGGCAGAAGTTTAAAAAAATAACATTACCTTTAATATCACCTACTACTTTTTTCTTAACTATAATTACAACAATTAATTCTATACAAGCATACGATCAGATTCAGGTTCTTACTCAAGGAGGGCCATCTGGAAGTACAAGAACTATACTTTATTTATATTATCAGACTGCATTTGAAAATTTTAATATAGGTGAAGCAACAGCTATAGCAGTTATTATATTACTTATCATAGGATGTCTTGCTGGAATTCAATTTATTGCATCAAAGAAATGGGTTCATTATTAA
- a CDS encoding ABC transporter substrate-binding protein yields MNKFIKKICVAGLISVMTGSMMACGTKTENKVAEATKTSDGKIQIEYWYGLGGKLDENMQKIVRDFNSSQDKYEVRPIAQDDYDTTYKNLQAAISAKKTPALALLEPDKQYTLGSKDLLTDINEIASKDSEYNADNYLSAFIEPGKQEGKQYAFPIYGTTQLLYYNTKAFKDAGISEDSLKTWSGLADAASKLVKKDGDEVSFYGWEPMKGPDNLVDAALSNGGQVLSDDKTKVMINSDEWVEAWDSFRKWIHEDKIMRIHSGGQGWQYWNDTVADAMEQKTAGYTGSAGDQGDLDFNILSAYEQPAFKEGKESKPVAEARFLVIPKNVSDEEKQGAYEFIKYFTSPKVNAEWSIASGYIAVNKESPNDPAFKEYVSDKPYALVPTLQAAHASQAFIDPTGGKISDALKIAADKVEIENVPAKEALDEAQKTAQKALDSVKK; encoded by the coding sequence ATGAACAAGTTTATTAAAAAAATTTGTGTCGCAGGTTTAATATCTGTAATGACAGGAAGTATGATGGCATGTGGCACAAAAACAGAAAACAAAGTGGCAGAAGCAACAAAAACTTCTGATGGAAAAATTCAAATTGAATATTGGTATGGACTTGGAGGAAAGCTTGACGAGAATATGCAGAAAATAGTACGTGACTTTAATAGTTCACAAGATAAATATGAAGTTAGGCCTATAGCCCAAGATGATTATGATACAACATATAAAAATCTTCAAGCTGCAATATCAGCTAAAAAAACACCAGCTCTTGCACTTTTAGAACCAGATAAGCAATATACATTAGGATCAAAGGATTTACTAACAGATATAAATGAAATTGCAAGTAAGGATTCTGAATATAATGCAGATAATTACTTAAGTGCTTTTATAGAGCCAGGAAAGCAGGAGGGTAAACAATATGCCTTCCCAATATACGGAACAACTCAGCTTTTATATTATAATACTAAAGCATTTAAAGATGCAGGAATAAGTGAAGATTCATTAAAGACTTGGAGTGGACTAGCTGATGCAGCTTCAAAGCTTGTTAAAAAAGATGGTGACGAAGTTTCATTTTATGGATGGGAACCAATGAAAGGACCAGACAACTTAGTTGATGCAGCTTTAAGTAATGGTGGGCAAGTTTTAAGTGATGATAAAACAAAAGTAATGATTAATAGTGATGAATGGGTTGAAGCTTGGGATAGTTTTAGAAAATGGATACATGAAGATAAAATTATGAGAATTCACTCTGGTGGACAAGGCTGGCAGTATTGGAATGATACAGTTGCTGATGCTATGGAACAAAAGACAGCAGGATATACAGGATCAGCAGGAGATCAGGGAGATTTAGATTTTAATATATTATCAGCATATGAACAGCCAGCATTTAAAGAAGGTAAAGAATCAAAACCTGTTGCAGAAGCAAGATTTTTAGTAATACCTAAGAATGTAAGTGATGAAGAAAAGCAAGGTGCTTATGAATTTATAAAATATTTCACAAGTCCAAAAGTTAATGCAGAGTGGTCAATAGCATCAGGATATATCGCAGTTAATAAAGAAAGTCCTAATGATCCAGCATTTAAAGAATATGTAAGTGATAAGCCATATGCATTAGTTCCAACATTACAGGCAGCACATGCATCACAAGCATTTATTGATCCAACAGGTGGAAAGATAAGTGATGCTCTTAAGATTGCAGCTGATAAAGTAGAAATAGAAAATGTTCCAGCTAAAGAAGCTTTAGATGAAGCTCAAAAGACAGCACAAAAGGCACTTGATTCAGTAAAGAAATAA
- a CDS encoding PTS sugar transporter subunit IIC, whose protein sequence is MSLNQTLNEKVVPVVMKFVNLKGVQALKDGMLYTLPLNIIGSMFLLVAAFPLKSFTDFCANTFGPNWNDPLYKVQNGTMSIMALVAVMGMAYVYAKNEGVEPFSSAVLSLSTFLIITNDWVEFTPEGATEAFKVGSVIPRDWMGGKGMITAILVSLLVAWAYSLMIKKDMRIKMPEGVPEGVVNGFSALIPAAVIFIVADIVYAVFKFGFNSSLVEVIYKIVQQPLQMASDSPFGAVIIAFFVPFLWFFGIHGGVTVGGMVGSLLTPNTADNALLQAAGTLDLAHGAHIVTQQFYDNFINLAGSGQTLGLTMAMLFLAKSAQYKQLGKLAITPNLFNINEPILFGTPIVLNPIMGVPFIIVPVVNALLLYFAIATEILPPMGGQLPPWTVPPVLSGLIIGGWKYAVMQFVVIVIGGLIYLPFFKKIDAMAYADEIAAKNAHADAGVQA, encoded by the coding sequence ATGTCACTAAATCAAACCTTAAACGAAAAAGTAGTTCCTGTAGTAATGAAATTCGTTAATTTAAAAGGTGTTCAGGCATTAAAAGATGGTATGTTATATACTCTACCATTAAATATTATTGGATCAATGTTCTTACTTGTAGCAGCATTTCCATTAAAATCATTTACTGATTTTTGTGCAAATACATTTGGACCAAATTGGAATGATCCATTATACAAGGTTCAAAATGGTACAATGAGCATAATGGCTTTAGTAGCTGTTATGGGTATGGCATATGTTTATGCTAAAAATGAAGGGGTTGAGCCTTTCTCATCAGCAGTATTGTCATTAAGTACATTCTTAATTATAACTAATGACTGGGTAGAATTTACACCAGAAGGAGCAACAGAAGCTTTTAAAGTAGGTTCTGTAATTCCAAGAGACTGGATGGGTGGTAAAGGTATGATTACCGCTATATTAGTAAGTTTACTTGTTGCATGGGCTTATTCATTAATGATTAAGAAAGATATGAGAATTAAAATGCCAGAAGGTGTTCCAGAAGGCGTTGTAAATGGATTCTCAGCTTTAATTCCAGCAGCTGTAATCTTTATAGTAGCAGATATTGTTTATGCAGTATTTAAATTTGGATTTAATTCTTCACTTGTTGAAGTAATTTATAAAATTGTTCAACAACCATTACAAATGGCTTCAGACTCACCATTTGGTGCAGTTATTATAGCATTCTTCGTTCCATTCTTATGGTTCTTCGGAATCCATGGTGGTGTAACTGTTGGTGGTATGGTAGGAAGTTTATTAACTCCTAATACAGCTGATAATGCACTTTTACAGGCAGCAGGAACTCTTGATCTTGCTCATGGCGCTCATATTGTTACTCAACAATTTTATGATAATTTCATAAACTTAGCTGGTAGTGGTCAAACACTTGGATTAACAATGGCAATGTTATTCTTAGCTAAATCTGCTCAATATAAGCAGTTAGGAAAACTTGCAATCACACCAAATTTATTTAATATAAATGAACCAATATTATTTGGTACTCCAATAGTGTTAAACCCAATCATGGGTGTACCATTTATTATAGTACCAGTAGTAAATGCACTATTGTTGTACTTTGCAATTGCAACTGAGATTCTACCTCCAATGGGTGGACAATTACCACCTTGGACAGTACCACCAGTTCTTTCAGGTTTAATCATTGGTGGATGGAAATATGCAGTAATGCAATTTGTTGTAATAGTAATTGGAGGATTGATTTACTTACCATTCTTCAAGAAAATCGATGCTATGGCTTATGCAGATGAAATTGCAGCTAAAAATGCACATGCAGATGCTGGAGTTCAAGCTTAA
- a CDS encoding family 1 glycosylhydrolase, with product MVLRYLSKIMLITKNSFGDVDLIVDNEVLDIPRIKFIEAHLKEIKKVITEKHINI from the coding sequence ATAGTCCTAAGATATCTAAGTAAGATTATGTTAATTACTAAAAATAGTTTTGGTGATGTGGATTTAATAGTTGATAATGAAGTTTTGGACATACCAAGAATTAAGTTCATTGAAGCTCATTTGAAGGAAATTAAGAAAGTCATAACTGAAAAGCATATCAATATTTAG
- a CDS encoding PTS sugar transporter subunit IIB, with translation MITIKLFCASGMSTSVLVNKMKDAAKAKGVEADIAAFPESQMDKHLESMDVALLGPQVGYRLANAKALCGPKGIPVEVIPMVDYGMMNGAKVLDLALGLVK, from the coding sequence ATGATTACAATCAAATTATTCTGTGCATCAGGAATGTCTACAAGTGTTTTAGTAAACAAAATGAAGGATGCAGCAAAAGCTAAAGGAGTAGAGGCTGATATTGCAGCATTTCCAGAATCTCAAATGGACAAACATTTAGAATCAATGGATGTTGCATTACTTGGACCACAAGTTGGATACAGATTAGCAAATGCAAAAGCTCTTTGCGGTCCAAAAGGAATTCCAGTAGAAGTTATACCAATGGTTGATTATGGAATGATGAATGGTGCTAAGGTTTTAGATTTAGCATTAGGATTAGTTAAATAA
- a CDS encoding PTS lactose/cellobiose transporter subunit IIA, whose product MEQLEMQIMNIIINAGDCKNHAYMALNKVNEGEYEEAEQEMQLANDALAKAHDAQTEMLQKEAGGEKVDFSILFVHAQDHLMTAISEKNLIEQIIELRKVVNTLIK is encoded by the coding sequence ATGGAACAATTAGAAATGCAGATAATGAACATAATAATCAATGCTGGTGATTGTAAAAACCACGCTTACATGGCGTTAAACAAAGTAAATGAAGGAGAATATGAAGAAGCTGAACAAGAAATGCAGTTAGCAAATGATGCTTTAGCAAAAGCTCATGATGCACAAACTGAAATGTTACAAAAAGAAGCAGGTGGAGAAAAAGTTGATTTTTCAATCTTATTTGTACATGCTCAGGATCATTTAATGACAGCTATTTCAGAAAAGAACTTAATAGAACAAATTATTGAATTAAGAAAAGTAGTAAATACTTTAATTAAATAG